A stretch of Gemmobacter fulvus DNA encodes these proteins:
- the nth gene encoding endonuclease III, protein MARQLDYHTIHEIFTRFRAQEPEPQGELYHVNAYTLVVAVALSAQATDAGVNKATRPLFAIADTPQKMLALGLEGVTEAIKTIGLFRQKAKNVIRLSEILVEQFGGEVPSSRAALQSLPGVGRKTANVVLNMWWHVPAQAVDTHIFRLGNRSGICPGKDVDVVERAIEDHIPAEFQQHAHHWMILHGRYICVARKPRCGDCLIRDLCLFEEKTE, encoded by the coding sequence ATGGCACGGCAACTCGATTATCACACGATCCACGAGATTTTCACCCGCTTCCGCGCGCAAGAGCCGGAACCGCAGGGTGAATTGTATCACGTCAATGCCTATACGCTGGTGGTGGCGGTGGCGCTGTCGGCGCAGGCCACCGATGCCGGGGTGAACAAGGCGACGCGGCCGCTGTTTGCGATTGCCGATACACCGCAGAAAATGCTGGCGCTGGGGCTGGAGGGCGTGACCGAGGCGATCAAGACCATCGGCCTGTTCCGCCAGAAGGCCAAGAACGTGATCCGCCTGTCAGAGATTCTGGTGGAGCAGTTCGGCGGCGAGGTGCCATCGAGCCGCGCGGCGCTGCAATCGCTGCCCGGTGTGGGCCGCAAGACCGCCAATGTGGTGCTGAACATGTGGTGGCACGTGCCCGCGCAGGCGGTCGATACCCATATCTTCCGGCTGGGCAACCGCAGCGGCATCTGCCCCGGCAAGGATGTCGATGTGGTGGAGCGGGCGATCGAGGATCACATTCCCGCCGAGTTTCAGCAACATGCGCATCACTGGATGATCTTGCATGGGCGATATATCTGCGTCGCCAGAAAACCCCGTTGCGGTGATTGCCTGATCCGCGATCTGTGCCTTTTTGAGGAAAAGACCGAATGA
- a CDS encoding methylated-DNA--[protein]-cysteine S-methyltransferase, with protein MTPEPRPAYHYAVIARALDLIDAGGPGLTLEALAAQMNMSPAHFQRVFSQWVGVSPKRYQQYLTLDHAKRLLADRHTVLEATLASGLSGGGRLHDLFLRWEAMTPGEFARGGAGLTVIWGWFDSPFGPALVMGTDKGICGIGFAAESGAEATMQDLRARWPKATFVEDAARLRPWAQAAFGAGDAEAPAPLYLIGAPFQIKVWEALLRIPSGHVTTYSDIAQAIGHPHAVRAVGTAVGRNPVSWLIPCHRALRKSGGLGGYHWGMPVKRAMLAWESARDDAAQPDLDPAYLATGT; from the coding sequence ATGACCCCAGAGCCCCGCCCCGCCTATCATTACGCCGTTATCGCCCGCGCGCTGGATCTGATTGATGCTGGCGGGCCGGGCCTGACGCTGGAGGCGCTGGCCGCGCAGATGAACATGAGCCCCGCCCATTTCCAGCGGGTGTTTTCGCAATGGGTCGGGGTCAGCCCGAAACGCTATCAGCAATACCTGACGCTGGATCATGCCAAGCGCCTGCTGGCCGACCGCCACACCGTGCTGGAGGCCACACTGGCCAGCGGCTTGTCGGGCGGCGGGCGACTGCATGATCTGTTCCTGCGCTGGGAGGCGATGACACCCGGCGAATTTGCGCGCGGCGGCGCAGGCCTGACGGTGATCTGGGGCTGGTTCGACAGCCCCTTTGGCCCGGCGCTGGTGATGGGCACCGACAAGGGCATCTGCGGCATCGGCTTTGCGGCGGAGAGCGGTGCCGAGGCGACGATGCAGGATCTGCGCGCGCGCTGGCCGAAAGCCACCTTCGTCGAAGATGCCGCCCGGCTGCGCCCTTGGGCACAGGCCGCCTTTGGCGCAGGGGATGCAGAAGCCCCTGCCCCACTGTATCTGATCGGTGCGCCGTTCCAGATCAAGGTATGGGAGGCGCTGCTGCGCATCCCTTCGGGTCATGTCACCACCTATTCCGATATTGCACAGGCCATCGGCCATCCGCATGCAGTGCGGGCAGTGGGCACGGCGGTCGGGCGCAATCCGGTCAGCTGGCTGATTCCCTGCCACCGGGCGCTGCGCAAATCCGGGGGGCTCGGGGGGTATCACTGGGGCATGCCGGTCAAACGCGCGATGCTGGCCTGGGAATCCGCGCGCGACGATGCCGCACAGCCGGATCTGGATCCGGCTTATCTGGCCACAGGAACGTGA
- a CDS encoding OmpA family protein codes for MTLKSPLILGALGLTLLAGCVSDPYRYEDPNARTKGAAATGAVIGGLLGAKSGGDDRLAKAVLGAAAGAAIGGAIGSSLDAQAAELRQQMSNSSTVTNTGNALVVTMPQDILFATDSASLRPDLQGDIRAVAANLVRYPNSRVEVIGHTDNTGEASYNQDLSERRARSVAGVLIGGGVPSSRVAAFGRGEDQPLASNLTPEGRSQNRRVEIVIRPTK; via the coding sequence ATGACCCTGAAATCCCCCCTGATCCTTGGCGCACTCGGGCTGACCCTGCTGGCGGGCTGCGTGAGCGATCCCTACCGCTATGAGGATCCGAATGCGCGCACCAAAGGGGCTGCGGCCACCGGCGCTGTGATCGGCGGCCTTCTGGGCGCGAAATCCGGCGGGGACGACCGTCTTGCCAAGGCCGTTCTGGGCGCTGCGGCAGGGGCGGCCATCGGCGGGGCCATCGGCAGCTCGCTTGATGCGCAGGCGGCAGAACTGCGCCAGCAGATGAGCAACAGCTCCACCGTCACCAATACCGGCAATGCGCTGGTCGTCACCATGCCGCAGGACATCCTGTTCGCCACCGACAGCGCCAGCCTGCGCCCGGATCTGCAAGGCGACATTCGCGCCGTTGCGGCCAACCTCGTGCGCTATCCGAACAGCCGTGTCGAGGTGATCGGCCATACCGACAATACCGGCGAGGCCTCCTACAATCAGGATCTGTCGGAACGTCGCGCCCGTTCTGTGGCGGGCGTGCTGATCGGCGGCGGTGTGCCCTCGTCGCGCGTCGCGGCCTTTGGCCGGGGCGAAGATCAACCGCTCGCGTCCAACCTGACGCCCGAGGGCCGGTCGCAGAACCGCCGCGTCGAAATCGTGATCCGTCCGACCAAATAA
- a CDS encoding FCD domain-containing protein yields the protein MPFEKVTSEKLSQNVARQIELLILRGILRPGERLPAERELAERMGVSRPSLREALEGLEAKGLVTSRPGSGVFIADVLGSAFSPALIELFAAHDEAVFDYLDFRRDLEGLAADRAARLGSDTDLEVIATIYAKMEAAHQKRDPTDEAGLDAQFHMAIIEASHNVVMLHMMRSMFELLMQGVFYNRQMMFKNRMTRDMLLDQHRAINAGIQARDPKAARAAIVAHLDYVELALTEQAKAERNEAVARQRIEHERRR from the coding sequence ATGCCGTTCGAAAAAGTCACCTCTGAAAAGCTGTCGCAGAATGTTGCCCGCCAGATCGAACTGCTGATCCTGCGCGGCATCCTGCGCCCCGGCGAACGCCTGCCGGCCGAACGCGAACTGGCCGAGCGGATGGGCGTATCGCGCCCGTCGCTGCGTGAGGCGCTGGAGGGGCTGGAGGCAAAGGGCCTTGTCACCAGCCGCCCCGGATCGGGCGTGTTCATCGCGGATGTGCTGGGATCGGCCTTTTCGCCGGCGCTGATCGAATTGTTCGCGGCGCATGACGAGGCGGTGTTCGACTATCTGGATTTTCGCCGCGATCTTGAGGGGCTGGCGGCAGACCGCGCCGCACGGCTCGGCTCTGACACCGATCTGGAGGTGATTGCCACGATCTACGCCAAGATGGAGGCCGCCCATCAGAAGCGCGACCCCACGGATGAGGCCGGGCTGGATGCGCAGTTCCACATGGCGATCATCGAGGCGAGCCATAATGTGGTGATGCTGCACATGATGCGGTCGATGTTCGAACTGCTGATGCAGGGCGTGTTCTACAATCGTCAGATGATGTTCAAGAACCGCATGACCCGCGACATGCTGCTGGATCAGCACCGGGCGATCAATGCGGGGATTCAGGCGCGCGATCCCAAGGCCGCCCGCGCCGCCATCGTCGCACATCTCGATTATGTCGAACTGGCGCTGACGGAACAGGCCAAGGCCGAACGGAACGAGGCCGTGGCCCGGCAGCGCATCGAACACGAGCGCCGCCGCTGA